Proteins encoded together in one Macadamia integrifolia cultivar HAES 741 unplaced genomic scaffold, SCU_Mint_v3 scaffold1380, whole genome shotgun sequence window:
- the LOC122063610 gene encoding uncharacterized protein LOC122063610, with translation MSDELHSREAEAKTKPLKAVEMHKKLWAEKARCNWAKLGDPNHCIDHMELLQVIPNEVNREDSSILEAIPAREEIKKVCWEIVGDDFCGAVTAFFRCGKLLNGVNNSFVTLIPKVEGAVSLDKFCPICMENFFCKVLSKIMAERLSCLLPRLVSDEQEAFQKGKIISSNIGLASELADLLHTSVRGGGIGIKIDVQKAYDTLSWDFLFAVLKRFGFSDVWGLNGLLKEGKLKALPGPGGATVPSHLLFADDIFIFMNTGAKHVQCLREFLLKYQEFSGQKFSLEKSKVFFGKVAPHRKRYISDLLGIPTCSLPTRYLGIEIFKGAVKKDRMLPLMDKIKPRLQGWQGKLLSMAGRAELIWSVISGMPIHNFSIYWWPESVIKTVERWIRNFLWSGDIYTVKKITVK, from the exons ATGTCTGATGAGTTACACTCCAGAGAAGCAGAGGCAAAAACTAAGCCCTTGAAAGCAGTGGAGATGCACAAAAAACTTTGGGCTGAAAAGGCTCGTTGCAATTGGGCAAAACTTGGAGACC cgAACCATTGCATAGATCATATGGAGCTGTTGCAGGTGATTCCTAATGAGGTGAATAGGGAGGACTCTTCCATATTAGAAGCAATCCCTGCCAGAgaagagattaagaaggtg TGTTGGGAGATAGTGGGTGACGATTTTTGTGGGGCTGTGACTGCTTTTTTCCGCTGTGGGAAGCTTCTGAATGGAGTAAATAACAGTTTTGTGACGCTAATTCCAAAGGTTGAGGGAGCGGTCTCTCTGGATAAATTTTGCCCCATCTgtatggaaaattttttctGCAAAGTCCTGTCAAAGATCATGGCTGAGAGGTTATCTTGCCTTCTTCCTCGATTGGTGTCAGATGAGCAAGAggcattccagaaaggtaaGATTATCTCATCAAATATTGGATTAGCCTCTGAGCTTGCTGATTTATTACATACATCTGTCAGAGGGGGTGGCATAGGTATTAAGATTGACGTGCAGAAGGCCTATGACACATTgtcatgggattttctttttgcgGTCTTGAAACGATTCGGCTTCTCGGATGTGTG GGGTCTAAATGGTCTATTAAAGGAGGGAAAACTGAAGGCGCTCCCTGGTCCTGGAGGTGCCACTGTTCCCAGTCATCTGCTTTTCGCGGATGAcatttttatcttcatgaacACGGGAGCAAAACATGTTCAATGTCTGAGAGAGTTCCTGCTTAAATACCAAGAATTTTCTGGCCAAAAATTCAGCTTGGAGAAGAGCAAGgttttttttggcaaagtcGCCCCTCATAGGAAGAGGTATATTTCTGATCTGCTAGGTATCCCAACTTGCTCTCTTCCAACGAGGTATCTTGGGATTGAGATCTTCAAGGGCGCTGTCAAGAAGGATAGGATGCTTCCTcttatggataaaattaaaccTCGATTACAGGGATGGCAAGGCAAACTCCTTTCAATGGCTGGTCGTGCAGAGCTCATTTGGTCTGTGATCTCAGGTATGCCTATTCATAATTTTTcgatttattggtggcctgaatcGGTGATTAAAACAGTGGAGCGCTGGATTAGGAATTTCCTATGGTCAGGGGATATTTACACAGTGAAGAAAATCACTGTGAAATGA